In Methanofervidicoccus sp. A16, the sequence CTCTGAGTATTTATAGGTTTTGGTATCTCTGATAGATCCTCTGATACCTCTACCTTAGCCTCCTCTACCTCCTTCCTTTGGATGCTGGAGATACCTTCAATATCCTCGATTATCTTCAATATTTCTTTCTCCTCCTCTAAGAGATTCTCCCTACTCCCATAAAATGCCTTGTACAGTCTTAACTTTCTTAACTCTTTGATATAGTACAGTATCCGCCTGTGCTCCCTTTCACTTTCGTACTTTTCATCTTCTATATATTTTCTAACATTCTCGTAAAAATTTTCAGGTAATTTTGTCAATTTGTCATTTTTCAACTCGTTAAAAAATACATTTACAATCTCTTTATACATAATTTCCCGATAAAAAAATTTAGGACTCTATCCTTGGAGCCAGGAGGAAGAGAATCTTTCCATCTGCAATGTTAAACTCTATCTTTACAGGCATGTCAGTTCCTAAGTATATGTGGAGTATATCGTCTGAGGATGCTGCCTTTGTAATATCCTCCAAGTATGAGAGACTGAAGGTACTTCTTGCAGGTTCTGTGATCCTTATATCCAATACAGCCTCACTGTTTTCATCGAAGATCGTCTCACACTGATTTATATCTCCCTTTGAAAATACTATAAATCTACCCTCTTCATCTGTCTGTAGAGTGACATGGTCATCAACTAACTCTGCATCCTTCAGGGCATCTTTGAATGCCCCCGCCTTTATAACTATCTCATTTGGATAGTTCAGATCTGGTACTTTAACATTCGAGGTACTGACATCGTAGAGGGCGAGTGAGAACTTTCTCGTCGCATCGTTTTTAAGGATAATATTCAACCTGTTTTTCTCCTCATCCAGTTCTAAAGCCAATTTTTCCTTCGATTTTGCTCTTTTCATGATCTTTTTCAACGCCTCAAGATTTACCCCTATTTCATGAGGATCTGCAATATACTCCTCAAAAGCCTCCCTTGGAACATTCACACTCACTAGCGCTACGTGAGATGGATCCATTGCACTTGCCCTTAGACCCCTTTCATCTACCTCAAAGGAGATCTCATCTACTAAGTTACTCATGGCATCAATTATTTTTTTAAACTCCTTTGCATTACTAATCGTTGCTTTGAACATCAATTTCACCTTTTGAATATTAAAAAATAATTTTTATTATTATTAATTTTTTTATTATTTACTTTTTAATTCCAATTTTTTTGGTCAAAAAAGAAAAAAGATAGTAATAATAAGTTTTAATTTACTATAATCCGATTTTTAGTAGTATCTACGAATATAAAAGGTATATTTTCCTCTATTTAAAGTTTTCTATCTCAAAGCTGGAGGCTGTAAAATAACAATAGCCAATAAAATACTATATTATATCCTAATTAACTCCCTGTAGGAGAGATAACAGAGTATTAAACCTGAAAGTAAGGCAGTTCCCAGTATCATCCACATAATTATAACTTGAATCTTCGCCGCATATAGAGGATCTACACCACTGAGTAACATACCTGTCATAGTCCCTGGTATAAATATAATGCCTACAGATTTAGTCATGTTCATCTTAGGTATAACGGCGGAGGTAATCGCCACCTTCATAAATGGTTTCAGTGCCTGAAACTCAGATGCACCTAAAGCTAGATAACCCCAGAGTATATCTCTGTTGGATCTAATATGATCTATGATCTTATCCAGTGCCAAATGGATGGTATTCATGGAATTTCCAACAATCATGCCCATTAAGGGAATAATATACCTTGGTTCGTAGGGCACTATATAGGAAAACTTCCATACTATCAAGGTAAAGAAGGCAACTGTTAGAAGTGTTAAGAAGATATAAAAAAACATAAACCATTTATTACCTTTAATTTTAGTACTAATTTTACTGTTGACGATATAGGTTGCAGTAAGTATCATTACAAGTACTATGATGTAGGTAATTATCATTCCCTCATATTCAAAAACATAGATAAGAACATAACCTAACAGTATAAGTTGAACAAGTGCCAGAAAGGCAGAATACAGTATCTCCTTCTCTAACCTGATCTCTTCTTTGATAGATAGGATTATAGCGATAAATATAAAGATGAAACCATAGATCAACTCCATCATAGAAATCCCCTAAGAGATTTATACCTTACTGCACCTTATTAAAAACTCTGCGATCCTGTAATCTGCATCTACACCTAAGTACTGGAATCCCTTTAGACCTGGTACGGCGTTAGTTTCAATAACATAATAACCCTCCTTCGAGGGAAGTATATCTACTCCCATTATATCCCCACCCATAGCCTGGGCACATCTAAGTGCCAAATCCTCCAGTTCTTCAGTGATTTCTACAGGCTTAATAGAACCTCCCATATATAGATTGGTAATGAAGTTTTTACTAACCCTACTATATCCACCAACTACCTCATCTTCGACTACCAGTATCCTAATATCCCTGTAGGCATCTCCGATTTTAAAGTCTATATACTCCTGTACTATCATTCCCTCCCATATTGCATTCTTGGTGTATTTTTTTAACTCCTCATCTGATGTTATCTTTCTAACTGTAACTCCACACTTTGAAAAGGAGTTCTTCAGTACCACGGGATAGTCCAAATTTTCCCTCTCCATAAACCTTTTTGCATCTTCGTAATCTCTTATTAGGGCGGTTTTTGGAGTATTTATTTTATTTTTAGAGAGTATTTTAATAGTTTTAAACTTATCTGATGAGTTATATAGGGTTTTTAAACTGTTTATAAAGGTATGCCCTTCACATTCCAAGGCATTTAACACCTGCCAGGAGTACATGGTTAATCTATCTAAGTAATTACCTATACTACATCTGGGATGTATTAAATCACACTCTATATTGAAATCTCTATCCACTATTAATCTATCATCTGCTAAGAGTTGTATCTCACATCTTACTCCTAGATCCTCTATAGCCCTCTTTAGGGCATAAGTTGTAGAACTTCCCTCTGGGCTTATTATGGTTATCATGGTTATACCAGGTTAGTTTTTATATACAAAAATTCAAAATAAATAACTCTAATACTTACTAAGAAAAAAAGACTTAAGATAATTATTTTCTTTTTTGGATTATTTCTGAGTATTGGGAAACATGTGAAATTCCATTGGCCCTTATTTTTTGAGGCATATTGATCTTAAAACTCCTTGTATAATTTGTAGAAAAACACTGTTAATAGGAATTATTATTCTATTATAAAATACCTTAGTTCCTACCAAGTAGTGATTAAAAGAACAATGAAAAAATGAAAAAATAATAATAATTGTTATAATAAAAATCATGATTAAAATAATCAATAAATTCTGATAAGAATAATTATAAAGTAATAAAAAGAAGGTATTAAGATCAAAAATAAGAGATAGATAATCTCTCCTGGGATACTCTAAGATACTAAATGGAAGTGGAGTAGATACTTCCTAATAGGTTGCTATTATTAATGCCCTACTT encodes:
- the cofF gene encoding coenzyme gamma-F420-2:alpha-L-glutamate ligase; protein product: MITIISPEGSSTTYALKRAIEDLGVRCEIQLLADDRLIVDRDFNIECDLIHPRCSIGNYLDRLTMYSWQVLNALECEGHTFINSLKTLYNSSDKFKTIKILSKNKINTPKTALIRDYEDAKRFMERENLDYPVVLKNSFSKCGVTVRKITSDEELKKYTKNAIWEGMIVQEYIDFKIGDAYRDIRILVVEDEVVGGYSRVSKNFITNLYMGGSIKPVEITEELEDLALRCAQAMGGDIMGVDILPSKEGYYVIETNAVPGLKGFQYLGVDADYRIAEFLIRCSKV
- a CDS encoding DNA polymerase sliding clamp, whose product is MFKATISNAKEFKKIIDAMSNLVDEISFEVDERGLRASAMDPSHVALVSVNVPREAFEEYIADPHEIGVNLEALKKIMKRAKSKEKLALELDEEKNRLNIILKNDATRKFSLALYDVSTSNVKVPDLNYPNEIVIKAGAFKDALKDAELVDDHVTLQTDEEGRFIVFSKGDINQCETIFDENSEAVLDIRITEPARSTFSLSYLEDITKAASSDDILHIYLGTDMPVKIEFNIADGKILFLLAPRIES
- a CDS encoding ABC transporter permease, whose product is MMELIYGFIFIFIAIILSIKEEIRLEKEILYSAFLALVQLILLGYVLIYVFEYEGMIITYIIVLVMILTATYIVNSKISTKIKGNKWFMFFYIFLTLLTVAFFTLIVWKFSYIVPYEPRYIIPLMGMIVGNSMNTIHLALDKIIDHIRSNRDILWGYLALGASEFQALKPFMKVAITSAVIPKMNMTKSVGIIFIPGTMTGMLLSGVDPLYAAKIQVIIMWMILGTALLSGLILCYLSYRELIRI